A segment of the Sphingobacterium oryzagri genome:
TCCATTTAGCGTAAGCGCGTTAAACAAACGGATACTTCCATCTACCTCGACACCTTGCACGCGGACTTGTTCGGCGTTAGCCAAATAACCTCGGTTTACGCCTGGATCAGGTGTCTGTACCAATGTTTGGTAATCGCTAATATCTGTTCTGTACACTGTAAAATTTAAGATGGCATTCCGTGTCGGAATCGTCTTTACGCCAAGCTCTTTGTGATGCACCGCTTCCGGTTTCACGCGCGCAAGATCCAAAAGGACTTCGCCATTGGCCGTTGGCAATCCACCCACATTGATACCGATCGGTTTGTAACTCACAGAATACGTAGCAAAAGTGTTCAAACGCGGGTTAAATTTGTATTGTACCGATAATTGACCAGACCAGTTGCCGGCAGATGCATCGGTATTAAAAGATTGATTGGTGTAAATAGCATTTTTCAACGCGAGCAAAGCAGGGTCATCTGTTTCCAGTCCGCCGTAACGCTGGCGATCATAATTTGCCACTTTTTTGTCGTAGTTATAACGTAATCCCGGCAATACATGAAGTTTGTCGGTTACCGACCAGTCGATCTGCGAGTAAGCAGCAAGACTGGTTGTTTTAATACCATATTGCGTGCGGATACCATAATTGTCAAACAAACCTGGCGTTTGCCACAAGGCGCTTGTCGAGTTTTGCGCAAATCGCCACAAAGCCGAGCCCGCTTCTTCGGTATGCACCGGATCTGTTCGTAAATCCTGATACAAACCATACAAGCCGACTACGCCCGTGATTCGATCGTTGATTTTTCCGGAATACCGAAACTCCTGCGACCATTGATCGTGCACCGAGTTACCTGCCGAAACCGTGAAGACCGGTAAACCCAGATAATCGCGGTCGTTTAGCGGCACCCAATTCCAATAACGCCATGCAGAAGTCGACGTCAGCGTACCGTTTCCGATTTTGATATCGGCATTTAGCGAGATGCCGCCCAACGCATTATCTGCTTTCGATTGCGTATCCAAATCAACTTTTCTTTCAAAAGCACTAGCGTAAGGCAACGTGTAGCCCAAGTCGGCTATAATGGCGTTAAATTGTCGGTAATCTGCGCGCTGCGTTTGCACCACACCCGCTACACCCCAACCATAACCATCTGGTTTTTGAGCGGTCGCATCCGCAGCTAACACAAGCTTAATATTCTCATTCGGTGTGTACAACAACTGTCCGCGAAAACCCAGGTTATTCATATCATTTATCGCACGATTGGTATGCACATTATACAGTGTCCCGTTACGCTGCGTGCCTGAAAATGAAACACGCGCCGCCAAATTTTTTGTGATCGGACCGGTCAAGGATGTTTTTGCCTGAATAAATCCGTAGTTACCATAGCTTAATTCGAAATTTGCTTCCGGACTAAATTGTGGCAACCGCGAGGTGATGTTGAACGCGCCGGCCGTTGTGTTCTTTCCAAACAATGTTCCTTGTGGACCACGTAAAACCTCTATTTGTTCTATATCTATAAAATCCAGCCAGGTTGCAGCAGGTCGCGCGATGTATACGCCATCCAGGTAAAAACCCACACCAGGATCTATACCGTCATTTGTCAAACCATATGTCGATCCTAAACCGCGGATATTCAAAGTGGTATTACGCGCGTTGGAGGTGTACAACTGTACTGTGGGCACCAATTCTTTCAAACGATTGACATTAAAGGCTCCCGCATCTTCAATGGCGCTACCGCGAATAAGGGAAACGGGAATCGGAATATCTTGCAGTTGCTCACGGCGGCGTCGCGATGTCACAACAACCTCGCTGATGCTTTCCGCGATCGGCTTAAGCTCAATAACAGATGGCGAAGTAGAAACCACGATTGTCTGCTTTTCATAACCCACATAAGATAAAATAATAGTAAACGGCAATTTTTGGCCGGTTACAAATTGAAATCGCCCCTCACGATCGGTTCTTACGGTATGCGTTACCGCTTCTAGTTGCACGGTAACACCCTCGATAGGTTCTTTTGTTACGGCATCCAGCACGGTGCCTTCCAGCGAGGCATTAATGATGGGCTTTGTTTCTACCTGCGCATGCAGCGGCGCAAATTGGCAACAAAGCAAAGCCGTTGCAATCAAATAAAAATAAAACGACACGCTTTTTCTCTTCATAATCTCAAATTGTTTAATAGTGATACCTTGCTGTTACCAACGCCAATTGGAACATCCTGCGCAAATATAGAAATATTTACATAAAGACTACTAATTCTATAGATTTAATTTTTTATTTGATTTTTTTAGTGTTATATTTGTGGTATCATAAAAGAACATAAGGTTTTTACCATTGGTTAGTCAAAAGATTCCATAATCCCCGTGTGGAATCTTTTTTTGTTAGCTTTTTAAGCTTGCACGATGAAAGCTCGTAAAAAACTCGCCCGCTAAAGAGCAAACAAATAGATCATCCGTAGCGCAAGATTGTTTTATGACATGACTATAAAAGAAAGAAGGTGCCTTTTACTTGGGGCACCTTCTTTATTGGCGTTGGGCGAGCTTCATTTGCTATATCCCAGATAAACAAATCAAGTTCACGAAGTGAAAAAAGCGTAATGCATCGATCGTTAAAAAACCGAAACGCAAAACCACCGGTAACATGCTTTAAAGATAACAAGGAAATTGTTTTCAAAGTAGGACGAAATATTACCTAGTAATCCATCATTTCATCGCGTTGTCTATCCAATCGTATTGTGCTTGCCAAAGCTCCTTTTGTGCTTTAATATACTCGCTGTTAGCTACATTATAGCTAGCCAGCAAAATTTTCCCAGCCTGGAAAGCGGTCAATAAAACAGCTTTCTTTTCAACACATAAGGAAACAATATGCTCTAATCCTGCAATTCTCTTTTCCACAGCCTGCAACTTGGCCATTCTTTTATCCTGCGCGATATCTTCGTGTTGCTGTTCATCTGCCCAATCTAGTTTACGCAAATCTCCTTCCATGGTCGCTTGCCGTAAAGCAGTCTGTCGTTGGAAATACTGGGATATCGGCAGGCGCAAGGCAATATTAGCGTAGCTATTGCCATACCAAGCCTGGTTGTTAAACAACTGCAATTCATTGGCAAAATACTGCGTACCGAGGTAGGCATTAAAGCTTAACGTGGGCAAGTACTGCCGTCTGACATCTCGGGTACGCTGATCGGCTAAGCGCTTGTCTACGTCGGCTAGAAGTTTGCCATAGTACGTTGGTTCATAGCTTTTCAACAGCGAAATAATATGTTCCAACCCGGAGTTCAGTTTGGTAAACGACGTTACATCAGCATACCGGGCCAAATCGATATTTGCCACTAGCAAAACCGACCAGGCTTCGGCCAATTGTATTTTTTTTCGCTCCATCTGCTGCTGCGCATCGAGATAGTTTTCCAGCGTTTCGCGCCCGGCTTCGTACCGATCCCGACTTATGCGCAACAATTCCGCATAGGTGCTCGAGTCTGCTATGGCCATCTCATATTGAGCGCTCGCCAAAACGATAGCAGCGTAAGCCAACGTCGCCTCGCGCCGCCAGGTTTGCTTCGCATCTTGTGCGCTAATGGTTGCTTTTTCGGTGAGCAGATTTGCCTCCGCTTCGGTTGCTTTTCGCGACGGATCAAACAATCGCCATTCAAGTTGTGCGCCTACTTTAGACGACCAGTCGGTTGCGAAACGTAGCGGGATAAAACTGCCTGCCGGTGCTGCAGGATCAAATGCGATGGCTGGAACGGGCGTTGTCGGGACAATCAGATTCCGTTGCAGATTCAAATCACCATAAACTAGCGGCAAACGATCCAATCGGTTCAACACCTGTTCGCTTTTTTGAAGCTCCACGCGCAGCGTCTCTTTTTCATAAGCACGACTATCCTCAAGCTGCTGCCATAGCTGCTCGATACTTAATGACTGTGCAGATAAAAAGCAGGGCAATGTGAATATAATATACAAAAAGACGTATCTCATTTTTTAGAAAACAGCAGCAGGTTCAAGTTTAGCAATCTTTCTTACGGCAAATAACGATCCTCCGATCGATATCAGGAGGGTAACGAGCAGTAAAAACAGCGCAAAGGGAATAGAAATATCGATCAGTAAGCCGCTTTTTGCTACCCCCATCTTGAAGCCAAAAAGTAACAACAGGGCAACAACATAGCCCAGCAGCGCATACAAAAAAGCCTGCGCAATGATGAGTTTGTCTACATAACTATTGCGTGCGCCCATGGCTTTTAATGTTCCATAATCTTTTATTCGATCGAGCGCGGAAGAATACAACGTCAACCCGATAATAAAAAAACCGCTCAACATGGCAAATAGCACCAATGTGCCAAAGCTCATACCCATATTTGAAGCAATCAAAATTTCTTTAACGGTAGACTGTTGCAGCTTCTCGGCATCCCAAGCCTGTAGATGCGGAAAGAAGTTGTTGATCTCCTTAATCGCATCGGCCTTATCAACACCGTCATGCAGTCGCGCAATAATAATGCTTACTTTCGACGGCGCTAGTGAGCCGTAATGACGCGCGTTGGCCAATGTGCTGTACATTAAGCTCGCACCAAAACCTTGCGCATTTTTGGTGATCAGCCCAATTTTTGCCCGTTTACCATTGATTTCTATCGGCTTGTCGAGTACTAAATTAGTACCCCAGTTTTTTGCTGAAAAAAATTCAGCAGAAACTACCTCCGGTTCTAAAAGACGTGTTCGTGTGCCCGACATAATTTTGCGATCTACTGGTCCAGCTAAAAAGAATGGCGCTTCACTCCCTACGATGGTTACCGGCGCCGTGTTTCCGTCGAGAAAACTGGCTTGCCCGCTTGTTACCACAACCGGAGATGTCGATTGCACCGAAGGTAAGCTGGCAATCTCCTGAACAAATCGCCGGTCAATCGCGTTGACGCTGTTGATATTGTTGCTTTGCCGTTCTATGATCCAAACATCGGCTGTGCTCACGGGCGCGTTACCAACGAGATTGCCCATTAAGCCCATCAGAAAAAATAACAAACTGAGTTGTTGGCCAATCAAAAAGATACTGATGACCACGGCAGTGACGACACCAATACTTTTAGCGCGATCAAATCGAATAAACCTCCAGGCTAAAGCTAGCATATTATTGTATATTGATTTGACAATCGACCTTGGCATTGATCAATAGACCATCCGAGCGATCTGGTTTTATTTTCAAGCGACGGACACGGCGGTCATCGCCTTCATTGGCACTTTCGTATAGCATTGACTTATCCATCAATGTCGGACTAACGTACACGATCTTGCCAGTGCCAACTGCTCGCTTGCTCCCGACCGCAAAAAAGGAAACCGATTGACCTATATTTACCCGATCCACAAAAAGCTCATCGACCTCGGCCTCAACCAATAGCGAATCGGTATTTGCCACGCGGCCTAATGTCGTGCTGGGCGTGACCGATTGGCCAACCTCAGCCAGCAGTTCTACGATCGTTCCACTTCCGCTGGCCCTAACTTGCAAGGCTTGATAATCTTCTTCGGCTTTACGAATATTGATGCGTTGCGCTTTTTGGTCAACAGCCGTAGCCTTTATATCTTGCTGTACGCTTAACAAGCGTTGTTCCTGCTGCTTCCAGGCGTTCGAGTCAGCCTGCATTTTTTCGCGTGTCTCCGCATTTTTGGCATAAAGAGTATGCGAGGTTTCATATTTTTCGCGCAGCTCAGCAAGTTTAAGTTGTTCTTCCTGTATACTGCTCTGGCTACTTTTGTTTTGCGCCAGCATCCGCTCCAATTGCACTTTTGAAAGATCGACCGCCAGCGGAGCTGTCTGCTCGGAAAGTTTAATAACGACCTCACCCGCGTCAACATGGTCGCCCTCTTTTACCATGACTTCCTTAACCAGTCCGGAAACAGGACTGGCCAACCATTCATAGCCATTTGCCGGAACAACCTTGCCAATGGCCACCACAGTGTTCACCTTAGCCAACATCGTTTCCGTAGTTTCGGTGTCTTGCTGGGGCTTACCCGATTGTTTGCAAGCAGCATATAGCAAGCCGACCAGCGCAATCAGCAGGAATGGATATTTATTTATAAAAAGCTTCATTTGATACAGTATTTGAAACAATGCCTTCCTCCACGTAAATAGTTCGATCGGCAAATTTACGAAGCCGCAGGTCATGCGAAACCACGACAACGGCCTTTCCGCCTTTGGCCAATGCTTGCAGTTCGTTCATCACCTGGGTCGCACTTTTGGCGTCTAGCGCGGCCGTCGGTTCATCGCAAAGCAACATCGCCGGTGCGGTAACCAGCGCGCGCGCAATCGCTACACGCTGCTTTTGTCCGCCACTCAACTTCTTGGGCAAGTTATGTGCCCTATCAGCCAGTCCAAGCGCGGTCAACGCGGCCATCGCTTTCGATCGCGCAGTCGCCAGACTTTCCTTTTGCAAACGCAACGGCTGCATCACATTTTCTAACGCGCTGAGTGGTTCTATCAAATTAAATTGCTGAAAAACAAAGCCTACTTCACGTAAGCGTAAATCAGCTAGCGCGTTAACACCCATTGCAGATACGGATTTTCCCTGATAAATAACACGACCCGACGTGGGGTAGATCACGAAACCCAATATCGATAATAATGTTGTTTTGCCACTTCCTGAAGGCCCCATAATCAAGGTCAGCTTACCCGACTCTAATGACAGGGAAGTTTTGGCCAAGGCTGTGATGGTCGAATCGCCTATTTTATAAACTTTCTCGACCGCTTCCAGACGCATTATTTCTTCGGATATCATCGCTCATGTACTAGTACCGACTAAAATTAAGCAACAATTTTGCGGTAGCCAAGTTTATTCGATAAATTACAGGAATAGTCGCCGCCGTAAGCTCGGCATTTTACAACATCATACGATCATCTATTGTTAGCACCGATGGATCGAAATGTTTCGAAAACCTGCTCCCGCTTTAAAAACCACAAACCCAGCTTAGCTGTCGCTACACCATCCACTAATTTATAAGTAAAGGTGATACCGTTTTGATTGTCGGCTTGTGTATCCAGGCATTTTAATGCCACCTGCGCTCGTTTTTCCAGCAACACGCCGAGATCCGTTATGTGCGTAGAAACGAAAAAAACGCTATCTGCAATACTGTCTACACTGTCCAAAAAAGCTAACGTAGCTTCGTAAGCATCTTCGTAATTGGTCCCCTTAAACAGTTCATCGAGCAATATCAACATTGGGCCGTGCGCAGCAATATGCCTACCCATAGTCTTTAGACGATTTACCTCGGCAAAAAAATGGCTAAATCCCGTAGCCATTTGATCGGCCAGATTGATACTGGTAAACATACCCGCAAAAAGCGCGGTATGCATGGATACAGCCGGAACGGGCAAGCCTATATGCGCAAGGTATACGCAGCTACCGACACTTTTCAGTAAAGTCGATTTACCGGTCATGTTAGCACCTGTCAAAAACCAGATGTTTTTGTCACGCCTCACGATCACGTCATTCTTAATCGGGTTTTCAAGAGCTATATGGTACAATCCGTGAATTTCTAGTAAGCTGCTCGTGTCTTTTTGCTCATTAATAACCGGAAAACTTAGCAGATTGCTATGCAGTGTTTTCGCGATACCGCTCAAAGCATCCAGCGTATATAGTATCTCAAACAGACTGGCCAAATCGCGTTGCTTTGTAGACCTAAAAAGCTTATCGTATTGCAAGATAAGCGCCCGATGCGTTTTTCCGTCGGTTAGTTTGCGCAATGCCGATAAATCCAATCCGTTTAAAAATTGGGTTAGCAGGTGTTCCATACGTTTGAAGACACCTGTTTGCTCACCCGATGTCTTGGATGTTTCGACCAGTGCATGGATCGTTAAACAGATTGATGCAATTTCGCAAACCGATTGCCGGATAAAAAGGCGATGAACTTGGTGCGATCTTCCAGAAAAAACGGACCAAAAGCTGTCGATAAAGTAAGACAGTGTGGGTGTAGTCGCGGGAATCGTCGGCGTGCTGGCATAGCGTTCCAAGTCAGCCATCATATATTTATCAAAAAGACCTTCAATAGGTTCTTTGGCCAGATAAGCAATGGCCTGTTGCCGCTCAATAATCTCCCTTTTACCGTGTAAAGGTTGCAGAAACCAGGCATAGAGCATATCGCGCCCGCCTAGGGTTTGCGTGTGGTCGAAAAAGCGCAGCAAACTGGCTGAATTCCAATCCAACGCATTAATATCAGTTAGTGTCTGTTTATCTGTCTGGAACATAAGCGTTAGCCTAAATATACCGATTGCACGAGATAAGCGTAAAAAATTAACGTATTTTAATGCTTCTGTCTATTGTTTTACATGCAATTCTTCATAACGAAAAAGACATCACGAGATTTCGTAATGTCTTTTTGAAGTGTGATGAGCTAGACGTCTACAGCGCTACCAACACGTTACAGCCATACATCTTAGCATGTTCTTTGTGAGTTTTTGATAGTCTGTTTTGCCCAGTTGTCCATCCCCTTGGATATAGTAGTTTAGTTAATTAGTCTGATTACAAAATAATCTACAATTTTAGTAGACTTTAAATATAATACAAATAACAGCATTAAATCTGGTTCTGAAAAGGAACAAATAATCCATAAATACGCAAAAAATTAGGTGTTAGGATATCGGCGACTGATTTGTCATCGGCTAATGCTGCCGGAAACTATTCGGTAGGAAAACCATGAATAAGTCAATTTGGGAAATAAGATGTTTACTTTCCTACGCTGATGAAGTAATGTTGATCTCCTTTCAGAAACATGTGCCCTAGCCTATTTTCGAGTGAAATAGGTTAGGGCGACATGTTACAAACAGCTGCAAACTGCTAGCGCAGTCAAAACAGCTCCTCCCCAATTAAGCAATTATGCTTTTCATAATGTTTCATAAGAAACGGTATCTTAACACGCGTCTTTTGACGCTTTTTCATTAGCTGTATACTCCATCGTAATCGATACTCAAAGATGACAAAAGTCAACGGCAACAGCTGTCTCATTTCATATCTTGTTGTTCAGTATGCTAAAATGAGACAATCCATAATGAGCTAAAAACCTGTTAGACAACAATTTACCAATAACCCCGTCTATCTGTTTTTAAATTGATAGTACCGCTGCTAGTCATTATGCAGCACATTTTCCCTAAACTCCATCGGACTGCATTGCCGCTCTTTACTAAAATTGCGATAAAAAGATGCGCGTGAATTAAATCCGCATCTTGTCGCCAATTCTTGCATCGTGCAATCGAGACTTTCATCCTGTAACAATAAACAAGCTTGCTCAACCCGCCAACTATTAATCGTTTTCAGAAATCCGTCACCATACATTTGTTGGAAAAACTGAGAGATTATGCTTTTACCCAAACCTAACTCGCGAGCCATATCATCAAGGCGAAAATTAGGATCCAAAAATCGCTTTTCTCGACCTAAGTATGCCTCGATAAGCTGTTTATGTGCAGCTGACAATTCTTTCGTTACGGTATTTATTTCTAGATCATCATCATCTTTACTCGGCTGCTTTTGATCCAACGAAACCTGTGGCCAAACCGCCGTAGAAAGTTGCCGAAAGAAATACATATACGCCAAAAATGACCCGATAAGCATAGCCAACAACGTAATCCAATTGAACATATAAGGATTATTAGGCAGCTTACGGCTAGTCTCTGTCCATACGAATGGCAGCATCACGAGTGTCAACATTGCTAAAATCAGCAATCCGATGCGATACAGCCTGAGCGAAAAGGTGTTTCCGTTGGTTCCTTTAGCGAGAATAAATATGGGATAAATACACCATGAAACGACCATTAAACCCGACAAACCTATATAATATACCTTTGCAAAGGCTTGTCGCAAACCGAAATCAAGCAAAAGAACGATGTACAACAGCGCCACCACGACAAAAGGCATAACATGATAATAAACGGTTCGCCGGCTAAGTTTTTCGCTAAACAAAGCGATGTATACAAAGTAAGCTATTGGCCCATATAGCAAAGCAAATGGAGGAATGCAATACACATCGATCTTACTGAAAAACAAAACGCTTAGGAAATAAACGAGCACTTGAATCAAATTAAGCCACAGATACCAGCGGCCTATTTTCTGCAATATAGAAGGCTTGGGCAGCATTTGGTACAGATGCAACGCCACGAAAGACAACAATAAAGTCGCCGTATGCAAGACAGTACTCCACATATCAATTACTCCACATCTCCTGCCTGTACGCTGAGGGCGACATGCCTAGCGCATCTTTAAAATACTTGTTAAAACTCGTCTTGGATTGAAAGCCGCTTTCTTTAGCAACCACTTCAATTTTAAGCAACTTACTAGTCAAACCTAGCAGCTGCTGCGCGTGTTGTATACGGTATTGTGCCAACCATTGGTAAAAACTTTGTCCTTGATAGATTCGAAAATAATCGGCCAAGTGCGCTTTCGGAATGTCTGTAGCTTCGGCTAGATCATCCACCGTTAAGCGGGCATTTAAAAACAATTGCCTGGCCATGGCTTCGTTCAACCTGTTTTCATATAACTGAATCAACTCGTTGTTATGCCATGTCGCGCAGGTCACCGTTATACCATGCTGACTTAGCTTGGTCGAGACATCGTGGTGTGCGTATAGAAAATGGATCAACAACATCGCAGCGAAAAACATGGCGAGGCCGACCAGGTGCAACGGGTTAATATCCAAGGTGAGCAAAATCAACTGGCTTGCCATCAGCAAACCGATAAGCGCGGCAATAGCTACACCATAGCCGCTCATTTGTTTTAAAAGAATGACTCTCGGGTCATAAGCATTGACGCTTTTATCCGTTAATTTTACTAAAGCAAAAATAGGATAGCTGCTTACGGAAATGGCCATTGCCGGCAGATACCACTCGAAATAAGGCCAATAAAACTCAAAATTAAGTCTGATATTCCAAATCAGAAAAAGGACAAATGGAAGAAAATGGATGAAAAGCCATTGCCGGTGCTTCGACTCGCGTATTTCTAAAAACATGCCATACAACAATGGCCCGTATAAGACGGGAAATGGCAAGCTGTGTATACGAAATAAAAAAAATAAATGGATAACAAGCGAGAGCACAAAGGCGAATACAAAAAAGTTAAATCTGTTCGCTATATGCAAGGCTTTCGCTGAAACAACCTTAATTTCTTTCACGTTGAAAAACATATTTAATCGAAATTCAATCAATCGATTGCGTAATCGTGCAAATATACTGCTCCTTTTTAAAATAAATGAAATGCAATTTGTTAAATCTTACGATAAAAAAAGCGGAGAAGTCTTATCAACTCTCCGCCTTAAGCATCGGCTAAGTGCTTCGCTTTTATATCGGTTTTATAACAAAAGAAAAACGATAGTCTTGATAGGGTAAAAGATATTCTTTGGTTGGCCAAGCTCCCCAACTGTTGATGCCGCCAACGCCCATCTGCTTCCAGTCCAGATTAAGCTGCGTTTCTTTACGCTTGATCAAGTCGGCCGCATGGCGCTGGTTTCGTTTCATTCCATCATCCAGGTCGCTGTCAAAGTAATGCAATGCACTGGCGCTAAAAAGCGAATCAGACACGACCATCAATCCGCTTCCTTTTTTATTTGTAATGCTCCACCAGCGTAGGTCGGTTTTATTTCCGGTTTCTTGTGGCATGACGTAAGGAAAATATTGTTCATCAACTGTTTGCTCAAATAGACCAACATGTGCGCTAAAATCACGATCTTGATAATTTTCATGCGGTCCACGACCATAATAAACCACTTTTTCAAATCCGGCAGGCAAAATCCATTGCATACCAAAGCGAGGCAATACCTCCACCTTCTGCGTGCTATCGGTATGCAAGTGTTGCTCCACCTGGAGCTGTCCGTCGCTGTTGATCAAATAATTCATCTCCAACGTGGCAAACACTTTCGGCAAGTCGTGTACTACTTTCACAGCAATCAGTTGATCTCGCTGCTCGGCCACGATAGATTTTACGGTCGTAGCAGCCGTACTCGCTTTCCAGGCCTTCAACTTTTCAGGCGTGTTTGCGCCAAAATCATTATCGTTAGGCGCACGCCAGAAATTCGCTTTAAACGGCTTGTCGGCTGCCAGAAAATCAGTTCCTTTAACCTTATAATTCGTTATCCAGCCTGTTGCCTTGTCAAATACGAGTGTCAATTGTTTGCTAGACAGCCGTACGCTCGTAGCATCTTCCTGCAGGTTAATCTTATCTTTCCCCACGACGGTAGCGGCCTTTACACCGGTTGCTTGGTAACTTCCGGAAACAAATAGCTGCTCGGTTGCTATGATGTGTTTTGCGGGCAGCAACGGCTCGGCGGACTTTAATCGGTATGTCAAATTGAGAAATGTCTCTCCCTGCCCGATGCCGCCCGATGGCAATGCTACACGAGCGGTTTGTTGTGGCGCGACATGGATATTTGCTATCTGACCTTTTTTGGTGGTTTTGCCATCTACGATAATTTCCCAATCGAGTGTTACGTTACGCAGATCGGTAAAAAACTTTTCATTGTAAATAGCTATAGAATCGGCATTTAGCAACGTGGTATGCACATCCTGATAGACCTTTTTCATTTCCCACGCGTGCGGATATGGCGTACGGTTGGCATAGAAAATACCTTTGGATGCGTAATTCCAACCGGTTATAGCTTCTTTGGGTTCATAATCTCCGCCGTAGGTGTACACGGTATCGCCTTTCTCGTTAACCCGTTGAAAACATTGGTCGACAAAATCCCAAATGTAACCTCCTTGAAAAACACCTTTATTTGCCCGTATTATATCCCAGTAATCTTTAAAATTGCCTAGCGAGTTTCCCATTGCATGGGCATATTCACACTGGATAAAAGGACGCGCGGGCTTAGGATTATTTTTTGCGTAGCTTAGCATAGCTGCCGGACTAGCATACATCGGCACCACCATATCGGTATTCCAATCAAAGCGCATCTCGCCGTAGTTGACTACGGCACGCTCGTATTGCACTGGTCGTGACGTATCTTTCTCTTTCATGCGCAGGTAAGCCCGATAAAAATTATAGCCATTCCCTGCTTCATTTCCCAT
Coding sequences within it:
- a CDS encoding glycoside hydrolase family 2 TIM barrel-domain containing protein, with protein sequence MKFPSKISLALCFCLSIGHALYAQSSVTLSGKGRVRNQEPEIERKGIPWLDETIVEENRMPMHASYYVYENETLAKRGDWKQSANYQNLNGAWKFKWVEAPADLPEGFEAIDHNDQEWPEFMVPANWELNGYGFPMYTTSGFEFTYLIGRPSPPLVPMRFNPTAVYRRAVLIDEAWDGKQITLHIGAAKSNLSVWVNGQYVGYGEDSKLPSEFDITPYLSKGKNLIALRVMRWGVANYLEDQDMWRLSGITRDCYLVARNKDQIYDIALDPQLNDDFTAGTLHSKISLREQPQKVLTARVAIYQDGKLLQSKDHSFAGKQEIISNIPLDKPALWTAETPNLYDVITTLQDDRGNVVEVIPQRVGFRKVEIKDGQFLVNGQPILIKGVNRHETDPKTGHIISREAMLRDIQLMKQYNINSVRSSHYPNSEQWLDLCDEYGLYVIDEANIESHGMGYDLSYTMANRPSWEKAHVSRVERMMDRDKNHASIVTWSMGNEAGNGYNFYRAYLRMKEKDTSRPVQYERAVVNYGEMRFDWNTDMVVPMYASPAAMLSYAKNNPKPARPFIQCEYAHAMGNSLGNFKDYWDIIRANKGVFQGGYIWDFVDQCFQRVNEKGDTVYTYGGDYEPKEAITGWNYASKGIFYANRTPYPHAWEMKKVYQDVHTTLLNADSIAIYNEKFFTDLRNVTLDWEIIVDGKTTKKGQIANIHVAPQQTARVALPSGGIGQGETFLNLTYRLKSAEPLLPAKHIIATEQLFVSGSYQATGVKAATVVGKDKINLQEDATSVRLSSKQLTLVFDKATGWITNYKVKGTDFLAADKPFKANFWRAPNDNDFGANTPEKLKAWKASTAATTVKSIVAEQRDQLIAVKVVHDLPKVFATLEMNYLINSDGQLQVEQHLHTDSTQKVEVLPRFGMQWILPAGFEKVVYYGRGPHENYQDRDFSAHVGLFEQTVDEQYFPYVMPQETGNKTDLRWWSITNKKGSGLMVVSDSLFSASALHYFDSDLDDGMKRNQRHAADLIKRKETQLNLDWKQMGVGGINSWGAWPTKEYLLPYQDYRFSFVIKPI
- a CDS encoding helix-turn-helix transcriptional regulator, which produces MWSTVLHTATLLLSFVALHLYQMLPKPSILQKIGRWYLWLNLIQVLVYFLSVLFFSKIDVYCIPPFALLYGPIAYFVYIALFSEKLSRRTVYYHVMPFVVVALLYIVLLLDFGLRQAFAKVYYIGLSGLMVVSWCIYPIFILAKGTNGNTFSLRLYRIGLLILAMLTLVMLPFVWTETSRKLPNNPYMFNWITLLAMLIGSFLAYMYFFRQLSTAVWPQVSLDQKQPSKDDDDLEINTVTKELSAAHKQLIEAYLGREKRFLDPNFRLDDMARELGLGKSIISQFFQQMYGDGFLKTINSWRVEQACLLLQDESLDCTMQELATRCGFNSRASFYRNFSKERQCSPMEFRENVLHND
- a CDS encoding helix-turn-helix domain-containing protein; its protein translation is MKEIKVVSAKALHIANRFNFFVFAFVLSLVIHLFFLFRIHSLPFPVLYGPLLYGMFLEIRESKHRQWLFIHFLPFVLFLIWNIRLNFEFYWPYFEWYLPAMAISVSSYPIFALVKLTDKSVNAYDPRVILLKQMSGYGVAIAALIGLLMASQLILLTLDINPLHLVGLAMFFAAMLLIHFLYAHHDVSTKLSQHGITVTCATWHNNELIQLYENRLNEAMARQLFLNARLTVDDLAEATDIPKAHLADYFRIYQGQSFYQWLAQYRIQHAQQLLGLTSKLLKIEVVAKESGFQSKTSFNKYFKDALGMSPSAYRQEMWSN